The following are from one region of the Erwinia billingiae Eb661 genome:
- a CDS encoding shikimate 5-dehydrogenase, whose amino-acid sequence MLNKDTQLCISLSARPSNIGTCFHNYLYQKLDLDFIYKAFSTQDIEHAVKGVQALGIRGCSVSMPFKESCIPFLDTLSDSVKAIDSVNTIVNDNGHLTAYNTDYIAVKTLIEKNFPDSNQTVIIQGSGGMAKAVVAAFRDSGFSQVTVLARNEEKGAALANKYGFRWSKTPTGEQADILVNVTPVGMSGGAEQDQLAFSKEDVQAATFVFDVVAFPAETPLIVLAREYGKTVVTGAEVIALQALEQFALYTGVRPDEALMLEASAFSRS is encoded by the coding sequence ATGCTCAACAAAGACACCCAACTCTGTATTTCCCTTTCCGCCCGGCCCAGCAACATCGGTACCTGCTTTCATAACTACCTGTATCAAAAGCTCGATCTGGATTTTATCTACAAAGCGTTCTCCACCCAGGATATTGAACATGCGGTGAAAGGCGTTCAGGCGTTGGGGATCCGTGGCTGTTCAGTCTCCATGCCGTTTAAAGAGAGCTGTATTCCCTTCCTCGACACGCTGTCCGACTCGGTCAAAGCCATTGATTCGGTCAACACCATCGTCAATGACAATGGGCATCTGACGGCGTACAACACCGACTATATTGCGGTGAAAACGCTGATTGAGAAGAACTTCCCGGACAGCAACCAGACGGTGATTATTCAGGGCAGCGGCGGCATGGCGAAAGCGGTGGTGGCAGCGTTCCGCGACAGTGGCTTTAGCCAGGTGACGGTGCTGGCGCGCAATGAAGAGAAAGGCGCCGCGCTGGCCAACAAATATGGCTTCCGCTGGAGCAAAACGCCTACCGGCGAGCAAGCCGATATCCTGGTCAACGTCACGCCGGTTGGCATGAGCGGTGGCGCAGAACAGGATCAGCTGGCATTCAGCAAAGAGGACGTGCAGGCCGCTACTTTTGTCTTTGACGTGGTGGCCTTCCCGGCAGAAACGCCGCTGATCGTGCTGGCCCGGGAATATGGCAAAACCGTGGTGACGGGTGCGGAAGTGATCGCCCTGCAGGCGCTGGAACAATTCGCCCTGTATACCGGCGTGCGTCCCGATGAAGCCTTGATGCTGGAAGCGTCGGCCTTCTCACGTTCCTGA
- a CDS encoding pirin family protein: MITSRTAQECGKADYGWLQARYTFSFGHYFDPKLLGYASLRVLNQEVLAPGASFQPRTYPKVDVLNLILQGEAEYRDSEGNHAFAQQGEALLLSTQPGISYSEFNVSKEQELTRMQLWLDACPERENAAVQRVKMPENARYTLLASPDGAENSLQLRQQVWVHHVVLEPGETQTIKLHGPRAYLQSIHGGLNAVTGTQAKEALVCGDGAFIREEVSVTLMAETPLRALVIDLPV; this comes from the coding sequence ATGATTACCAGTCGCACCGCGCAAGAGTGTGGCAAGGCTGATTATGGCTGGTTACAAGCCCGCTATACCTTTTCCTTTGGCCACTATTTTGACCCCAAATTACTGGGCTACGCGTCGTTACGCGTGCTCAATCAGGAAGTGCTGGCACCAGGGGCTTCCTTCCAACCGAGAACCTATCCAAAGGTCGACGTACTGAATCTGATTTTGCAGGGCGAGGCAGAGTATCGCGACAGCGAGGGCAACCACGCATTCGCACAACAGGGCGAAGCGCTGCTGCTTTCGACGCAACCCGGCATCAGTTACAGCGAATTTAACGTCAGTAAAGAGCAGGAACTGACGCGTATGCAGCTCTGGCTGGATGCCTGTCCCGAGCGTGAGAACGCCGCGGTACAGCGAGTGAAGATGCCAGAAAACGCCCGTTATACGCTGCTGGCCTCGCCGGATGGCGCGGAAAACAGCCTGCAACTGCGTCAGCAGGTTTGGGTGCATCATGTGGTGCTTGAACCTGGCGAGACGCAGACCATTAAACTTCATGGGCCGCGCGCCTATTTGCAGTCGATTCACGGTGGCCTGAATGCGGTGACCGGAACGCAGGCAAAAGAAGCGTTGGTCTGCGGAGATGGCGCATTTATTCGTGAAGAAGTGAGCGTAACGCTGATGGCCGAGACGCCGCTGCGCGCGCTGGTAATTGATTTGCCTGTTTAA
- a CDS encoding YqjK-like family protein, translating into MSRERDARKAELLGQIQQQRLDLSAGKKRFLESTARYDHGWLTLIGLRRYVAVGSGLMAIWSVRNPRRLSRWAKRGIGVWSTWRMVRNYLPRR; encoded by the coding sequence ATGAGCCGCGAGCGTGATGCACGTAAAGCCGAGCTGCTAGGCCAGATCCAGCAGCAGCGGCTTGACCTGAGTGCCGGTAAGAAGCGCTTTCTGGAAAGCACAGCCCGCTACGATCACGGCTGGCTGACGCTGATTGGTCTGCGTCGCTATGTCGCCGTCGGCAGCGGCCTGATGGCAATCTGGTCGGTGCGTAATCCGCGTCGCCTCTCACGCTGGGCCAAACGCGGCATCGGCGTGTGGAGCACCTGGCGGATGGTCCGCAACTATCTCCCTCGTCGCTAG
- a CDS encoding glutathione S-transferase family protein, with translation MGQLIDGVWHDNWYDTKSTGGRFKRSESAFRNWVTADGEAGPTGQGGFRAEADRYHLYVSLACPWAHRTLIMRALKGLESMISVSVVHPLMLENGWTFDDDFPAATGDSLYQNEYLYQLYLHADNEYTGRVTVPVLWDKQQNTIVSNESADILRMLNSAFDAVGARAGDYYPADLREKIDEVNSWVYDTVNNGVYKSGFATSQPAYDEAVTALFSSLDRLEQMLGQHRYLTGDRLTEADLRLWTTLVRFDPVYVTHFKCDKHRISDYLNLNGFLREIYQMPGLAETVDLAHIRHHYYCSHKTINPSGVISIGPAFNWDEPHGRDLRFR, from the coding sequence ATGGGACAACTGATTGACGGTGTCTGGCACGATAACTGGTATGACACCAAATCCACCGGCGGCCGTTTTAAACGCTCTGAATCGGCCTTCCGTAACTGGGTCACCGCCGATGGCGAAGCAGGCCCGACCGGCCAAGGCGGCTTCCGTGCTGAGGCAGACCGTTATCATCTGTACGTTTCTCTTGCCTGCCCCTGGGCGCACCGCACGCTGATTATGCGCGCGTTGAAAGGGCTGGAATCGATGATTTCCGTCTCCGTGGTGCATCCGCTGATGCTGGAAAACGGCTGGACCTTCGACGATGATTTCCCGGCGGCCACCGGCGACAGCCTGTATCAGAACGAGTACCTGTATCAGCTCTATCTGCATGCCGATAATGAATACACCGGCCGCGTCACCGTGCCGGTGCTGTGGGACAAGCAGCAAAACACCATCGTCAGCAATGAATCCGCCGATATCCTGCGCATGTTAAACAGTGCCTTTGATGCGGTTGGCGCGCGGGCCGGGGATTATTATCCTGCCGATCTGCGCGAAAAAATTGATGAAGTGAACAGCTGGGTGTACGACACGGTGAACAACGGCGTCTACAAGTCGGGCTTTGCCACCTCGCAACCGGCCTACGATGAGGCGGTCACCGCCCTGTTCAGCTCGCTGGATCGTCTGGAGCAAATGCTGGGGCAACATCGTTATCTGACTGGCGATCGCCTGACCGAGGCCGATCTGCGTCTGTGGACCACGCTGGTGCGTTTCGATCCGGTGTATGTCACCCATTTTAAATGCGATAAGCACCGCATCAGTGACTACCTGAATCTGAACGGTTTCCTGCGGGAGATTTATCAGATGCCGGGCCTGGCCGAAACCGTCGATCTGGCGCATATCCGCCATCACTACTATTGCAGCCACAAAACGATTAACCCGTCCGGGGTAATCTCGATCGGACCCGCCTTTAACTGGGACGAGCCGCACGGCCGTGACCTGCGCTTCCGCTAG
- a CDS encoding LysR family transcriptional regulator: MAKDRALTLEALRVMDAIDRRGSFAAAADELGRVPSALSYTMQKLEEELDVVLFDRSGHRTKFTNVGRMLLERGRVLLEAADKLTTDAEALARGWETHLTIVTEALIPSEYLFPLIGKLADKANTQISLVTEVLAGAWERLEQGRADIVIAPDLHFRASSEINTRKLYSMMSVIVASPDHPIHDEPEPLSEVTRVKYRGIAVADTARERPVLTVQLLDKQQRLTVSTIEDKHRALLAGLGVASMPYPMVEKDIAEGRLRVVSPEYTREIDIIMAWRRDSMGEAKAWCLREIPKLMAKRQS; encoded by the coding sequence ATGGCTAAAGACCGCGCCCTGACGCTGGAAGCGCTGAGAGTGATGGATGCTATCGATCGCCGCGGCAGTTTTGCTGCCGCAGCGGACGAACTGGGTCGGGTGCCTTCCGCGCTCAGCTACACCATGCAGAAGCTGGAAGAGGAGCTGGACGTGGTGCTGTTTGACCGTTCCGGCCACCGCACCAAGTTTACTAACGTCGGCCGGATGCTGTTAGAGCGTGGCCGGGTGCTGTTGGAAGCGGCAGACAAGCTGACAACCGATGCCGAAGCGCTGGCGCGCGGCTGGGAAACGCACCTGACCATTGTCACCGAAGCGCTGATCCCCAGCGAATACCTGTTCCCACTGATCGGCAAGCTGGCCGATAAAGCCAATACCCAGATTTCGCTGGTGACGGAAGTGCTGGCCGGTGCCTGGGAACGTCTGGAGCAGGGCAGAGCGGATATCGTGATTGCGCCGGACCTGCATTTTCGCGCCTCGTCGGAGATCAACACCCGCAAGCTGTACAGCATGATGAGCGTGATTGTCGCCAGCCCGGATCATCCCATTCATGACGAGCCGGAACCGCTGTCTGAAGTGACCCGCGTGAAATACCGTGGCATCGCGGTGGCGGATACCGCGCGCGAGCGTCCGGTGCTCACCGTGCAGCTGCTGGATAAACAACAACGGCTTACGGTCAGCACCATCGAAGACAAACACCGTGCCCTGCTGGCCGGACTGGGCGTGGCGTCGATGCCGTATCCGATGGTGGAAAAGGATATCGCCGAAGGACGCCTGCGGGTGGTCAGCCCGGAATACACCCGCGAAATTGACATTATCATGGCGTGGCGGCGTGACAGCATGGGCGAAGCGAAGGCCTGGTGCCTGCGCGAAATCCCGAAACTGATGGCTAAACGCCAGAGTTAA
- a CDS encoding YraN family protein, which produces MEPVSPGANRSGKLSRQQTGAGYELQARRLLEHAGLTFVAANVRYRVGEIDLIMRDRLTWVFVEVRYRRSDAFGGAAASVTRIKQRKLLRAAAMWLRGRNSSLDSADCRFDVIAITGTQVDWLPNAFSAE; this is translated from the coding sequence ATGGAACCAGTATCGCCAGGGGCAAATCGTTCCGGCAAACTGAGTCGCCAGCAAACGGGGGCGGGCTATGAGCTTCAGGCCCGCCGCCTGCTGGAGCACGCAGGGTTAACCTTTGTGGCGGCCAACGTCCGCTATCGCGTCGGGGAAATTGACCTGATTATGCGCGACCGGCTGACGTGGGTGTTTGTCGAGGTGCGGTATCGTCGTAGCGATGCGTTTGGTGGCGCCGCCGCCAGCGTGACCCGCATCAAGCAGCGTAAGCTGCTGCGCGCCGCAGCGATGTGGCTTCGGGGACGCAACAGCAGCCTGGATAGCGCAGACTGCCGTTTTGATGTGATTGCGATAACCGGCACCCAGGTTGACTGGTTACCCAATGCCTTTTCGGCGGAGTAG
- a CDS encoding UPF0149 family protein, with protein MNSGPLNEEELEWLDEALMNHGSENSVLDISELDGMFTAILSGPTKLPSSVWLTALWGGEQQIPLWPSDVDENRFNDLIFQHLNDTAERLATAPDQFEPLFGFSTIDDEDYEVVEDWCFGYLRGVALDDWSGLPDSLQPSLDAIAVHGDEEQFAKLEKMTPDEYVLAQQAIRPAALKLYEYWTAKRAPE; from the coding sequence ATGAACAGTGGACCGCTAAACGAAGAAGAGCTGGAGTGGCTGGATGAGGCGCTGATGAATCACGGCAGTGAGAATTCCGTGCTGGATATCTCCGAACTGGACGGCATGTTTACCGCCATCCTGTCAGGCCCGACTAAACTGCCTTCTTCAGTCTGGTTAACCGCGCTGTGGGGCGGCGAACAGCAGATCCCTCTGTGGCCGAGCGATGTGGATGAAAACCGCTTCAACGACCTGATCTTCCAGCATCTCAATGACACGGCTGAACGTCTTGCGACCGCGCCAGACCAGTTTGAACCGCTGTTTGGCTTCAGCACCATCGATGATGAAGATTACGAAGTTGTCGAAGACTGGTGCTTTGGCTATCTGCGCGGCGTGGCGCTGGATGACTGGTCCGGCTTACCGGACAGCCTGCAACCGTCGCTGGATGCGATTGCGGTCCACGGCGATGAAGAGCAGTTTGCGAAGCTTGAAAAGATGACGCCTGATGAATATGTGCTGGCGCAGCAGGCGATCCGCCCGGCGGCGCTCAAGCTGTATGAATACTGGACCGCGAAGCGCGCGCCTGAGTAA
- a CDS encoding DoxX family protein has protein sequence MKKLEDIGFLVARILMPVLFIVAGWGKITGYAGTQQYMEHMGVPGFLLPLTILLEFGGGLAILFGFLTRFTAIVTVIFTLITAMVFHIDFSVEGNSINFMKNLSIAGGYLLLFITGPGAISLDRLLNKKW, from the coding sequence ATGAAAAAATTAGAAGATATCGGCTTTTTGGTTGCGCGTATTTTGATGCCTGTGCTGTTCATCGTGGCGGGCTGGGGCAAAATCACCGGTTATGCCGGCACCCAGCAGTATATGGAGCACATGGGCGTCCCTGGCTTTTTGCTGCCACTGACCATCCTGCTTGAGTTTGGCGGCGGCCTGGCCATCCTGTTCGGTTTCCTGACGCGCTTTACCGCTATCGTGACCGTTATTTTCACCCTGATCACCGCGATGGTGTTCCACATCGATTTCTCGGTAGAAGGTAACTCGATCAACTTTATGAAAAACCTGAGCATCGCCGGTGGCTACCTGCTGTTGTTCATCACTGGCCCTGGCGCAATCAGCCTGGATCGCCTGCTGAATAAAAAGTGGTAA
- the rsmI gene encoding 16S rRNA (cytidine(1402)-2'-O)-methyltransferase, with protein MKQRDDISASTLYIVPTPIGNLGDITQRALTVLAGVDLIAAEDTRHTGLLLQHFAINARLFALHDHNEQYKAETLIARLQEGQSIALVSDAGTPLINDPGYHLVRRCREAGIRVVPLPGACAAITALSAAGLPSDRFCYEGFLPAKSKGRCDTLRELEQEPRTLIFYESTHRLLESLQDMVTVWGPDRYVVLAREITKTWESIQGAPVGELLAWVLEDENRRKGEMVLIVEGFHAEEDALPPEALRTLALLQKELPLKKAAQLTAEIHAVKKNALYKYALEQQEG; from the coding sequence ATGAAACAACGCGATGATATTTCTGCCAGCACGCTCTATATCGTTCCAACCCCGATCGGTAATCTGGGCGATATCACCCAGCGTGCGCTGACGGTGCTTGCGGGCGTCGATCTGATCGCAGCGGAAGATACACGTCATACCGGACTGTTGCTACAACATTTCGCCATCAATGCGCGCCTGTTCGCATTGCACGATCATAACGAACAGTACAAAGCCGAAACGTTGATTGCCAGGCTGCAGGAAGGCCAAAGCATCGCCTTAGTTTCTGATGCCGGCACGCCGTTAATCAACGATCCTGGCTACCATCTGGTGCGTCGTTGCCGTGAAGCCGGTATCCGCGTCGTTCCACTGCCTGGCGCCTGCGCCGCGATCACAGCATTAAGCGCAGCGGGGTTACCGTCCGATCGATTCTGTTACGAAGGATTTCTACCGGCCAAAAGCAAAGGACGTTGCGATACGCTTCGCGAGCTGGAACAGGAACCGCGCACGCTAATCTTTTACGAATCCACCCACCGTCTGCTGGAGAGTCTACAGGATATGGTGACGGTTTGGGGACCGGATCGCTATGTTGTGCTGGCCCGCGAGATCACTAAAACCTGGGAAAGCATTCAAGGCGCGCCGGTGGGCGAGCTGCTGGCCTGGGTTCTGGAAGATGAAAACCGCCGTAAAGGCGAGATGGTATTGATTGTCGAAGGTTTCCACGCCGAGGAAGACGCGCTGCCGCCGGAAGCACTGCGCACCCTGGCGCTGTTGCAGAAGGAGCTTCCGCTGAAAAAAGCCGCGCAATTAACCGCCGAAATCCACGCTGTGAAAAAAAATGCGCTGTATAAATACGCTCTGGAGCAGCAAGAGGGGTGA
- the dolP gene encoding division/outer membrane stress-associated lipid-binding lipoprotein: MKVLPTLAVVLTALMLQGCVAAVIGSAAVATKSATDPRTVGTQVDDSTLELRVSNALGKDQQIKNDAHIVATAYQGKVLLTGQSPTADIASRAKQITMGVDGANEVYNEIRTGDKASFGTASSDTWITTKVRSQLLSSDQVKSSNVKVTTENGEVFLLGLVTDTEAKSAADIASRVSGVKHVTTAFTILK; encoded by the coding sequence ATGAAGGTATTACCAACTCTGGCCGTGGTACTGACCGCGCTGATGTTACAGGGCTGTGTGGCTGCGGTGATTGGCAGTGCAGCGGTAGCGACCAAATCCGCCACTGACCCACGTACCGTTGGGACTCAGGTAGACGACAGCACGCTCGAGCTGCGCGTCAGCAATGCGCTTGGCAAAGACCAGCAGATTAAAAATGACGCCCATATCGTCGCCACGGCCTATCAGGGCAAAGTCCTGCTGACCGGCCAGTCGCCAACGGCGGATATCGCCAGCCGTGCGAAGCAGATCACCATGGGTGTCGACGGCGCGAATGAGGTGTATAACGAAATTCGTACCGGCGACAAAGCCAGCTTCGGCACCGCCTCTTCGGATACCTGGATCACCACCAAGGTACGCTCGCAGTTGCTGTCCAGCGACCAGGTGAAATCGTCCAATGTGAAGGTGACAACCGAGAACGGCGAAGTGTTCCTGCTGGGACTGGTGACCGATACTGAAGCGAAAAGCGCGGCTGATATTGCCAGCCGGGTGAGCGGCGTGAAGCACGTCACCACCGCCTTTACTATTCTTAAGTAA
- a CDS encoding phage holin family protein: MADSQQSHGPGKGVINIGQRIVTTLVGIVETRVRLAVVELEEEKANLIQMLLMIGLTMLFTAFGLMSLMVLIIWAVDAQYRLMAIGITTAVLFALALIFGLWTLAKSRRSTLLSATRKELKSDRQLLEDD; the protein is encoded by the coding sequence ATGGCAGATTCTCAGCAAAGCCACGGCCCCGGCAAAGGGGTCATTAACATTGGACAGCGCATTGTCACCACCCTGGTGGGGATTGTGGAAACGCGCGTGCGGCTGGCAGTGGTTGAGCTTGAGGAAGAGAAGGCCAATCTGATACAGATGCTGTTGATGATTGGCCTTACCATGCTCTTTACCGCTTTTGGCTTGATGAGCCTGATGGTGTTAATCATCTGGGCTGTGGATGCGCAGTATCGTCTGATGGCGATCGGCATAACCACCGCAGTGCTGTTTGCCCTGGCGTTGATCTTCGGTCTGTGGACCCTGGCAAAATCACGTCGTTCCACCTTACTGAGCGCCACGCGTAAAGAACTGAAGTCTGACCGCCAGCTGTTGGAGGATGACTGA
- the diaA gene encoding DnaA initiator-associating protein DiaA has translation MLERIKVCFTESIQTQIAAAEALPDAISNAAMTMVQSLLNGNKILSCGNGTSSANAQHFAASMINRYETERPSLPAIALSADNVLLTAIGNDRLHEEIYAKQVRALGQAGDILLAISTRGNSRDIVKAVEAAVTRDMTIIALTGYDGGELAGLLGPQDVEIRIPSHRSARIQEMHMLTVNCLCDLIDNTLFPHQDV, from the coding sequence GTGCTGGAAAGAATAAAAGTATGTTTTACCGAAAGTATTCAGACGCAGATTGCCGCGGCAGAAGCGCTTCCGGATGCCATCTCCAATGCAGCGATGACCATGGTTCAGTCGCTGTTGAACGGCAACAAAATTCTGAGCTGTGGCAATGGAACCTCAAGCGCCAATGCCCAGCATTTTGCCGCCAGCATGATCAACCGTTATGAAACGGAGCGGCCAAGCCTGCCGGCGATCGCGCTGAGTGCGGATAACGTGCTGCTGACGGCCATCGGTAACGATCGTCTGCATGAAGAGATTTACGCCAAACAGGTCCGGGCGTTGGGCCAGGCGGGCGACATTCTGCTGGCCATCTCAACCCGCGGCAACAGCCGTGATATTGTGAAGGCCGTAGAAGCAGCGGTAACGCGCGACATGACCATCATCGCGCTTACCGGTTATGACGGCGGCGAGCTCGCCGGTTTACTGGGACCACAGGATGTGGAAATTCGCATCCCCTCGCACCGAAGCGCGAGGATTCAGGAAATGCACATGTTAACCGTGAATTGCCTGTGCGATTTAATCGATAACACCTTGTTTCCCCACCAGGACGTTTAA
- a CDS encoding DUF883 family protein, translating into MSKDTTSEHLRAELKNLADTLEEVLSNTGEKSKNELDKLRSKAQSALKDTRARLGDSGDRIAKTSREVADHADVYVRENPWTSVGIGAAIGVVLGVLLTRR; encoded by the coding sequence ATGTCAAAAGATACTACATCTGAACATCTGCGCGCTGAACTGAAAAACCTGGCCGATACGCTGGAAGAAGTGCTGAGCAACACCGGCGAGAAATCAAAGAATGAGCTGGATAAACTGCGCAGCAAAGCACAGAGCGCATTGAAAGACACGCGCGCCCGTCTGGGTGACTCTGGCGATCGTATTGCCAAAACCTCTCGCGAAGTGGCTGACCACGCTGATGTCTATGTGCGTGAAAATCCATGGACCAGCGTAGGTATCGGTGCCGCCATTGGTGTGGTACTGGGTGTCTTGCTGACGCGTCGTTAA
- a CDS encoding penicillin-binding protein activator, whose protein sequence is MLPSKVIHNKAGRCMPVLLAALFFAGCSSQGPQTPEANVQGAATGTSDYYLQQMQQSSDDNKVDWQLLAIKALLNEGKFPQANDQLSSLPQTLNDTQRQEALLLQAQVKLTQQDVNGAAGLLKQVDVSALSKEQQARYYQLQIAANQGRPSLDVLRAYIAQEPLLTNPADKQKNIDATWQTLVQMSPAQVSNMVINADENTLQGWLDLLSVYKANSNDPDMLKAGLKDWQTRYPVNPAAKMLPTALSQVQNFQQSTTGKIALLLPLSGQAQIFANAIQKGFNDAKNGVLTQAAAPAPAAASTPAADGSAQPAAATNPADPAAAVSPSAAPVEANQNASATPDANAAQAQPAAQSGNVAQTAPPSSATQVQVYDTSTQPIDQVLAQAQKDGATLVVGPLIKSNVEKLSSLQTPLNILALNEPESVQNHPNLCYFALSPEDEARDAAHHMWDQGKRSPLLMVPRSSLGDRVSKAFATEWQKLGGSTVLQQQFGSTGELKQGINSGAGLQLTGTPITTEPAQPQGVTIAGLTIPAPTQPEPVAATSGNGGSVDAVYIVATEGEMALIKPMISMRVSSRSMVQMYASSRSFQAGSGPDYRLEMEGLQFSDAPLLSGSNPALLQQAAKNFNNDYSLVRLYAMGVDAWTLANHFNEMRQLPGFQVKGETGNLSATQDCVINRKLTWNQYRQGQIVPAN, encoded by the coding sequence ATGCTTCCTTCGAAAGTCATTCATAACAAAGCAGGACGCTGCATGCCTGTTCTACTGGCCGCCCTGTTCTTTGCGGGGTGTTCAAGCCAGGGTCCGCAAACGCCAGAGGCGAATGTGCAAGGCGCAGCTACAGGCACCTCTGACTATTATCTGCAGCAAATGCAGCAAAGTTCAGATGATAACAAGGTTGACTGGCAATTACTCGCAATCAAAGCGCTGCTCAACGAAGGGAAGTTCCCTCAGGCCAACGACCAGCTTTCCAGTCTGCCGCAGACGTTAAACGATACCCAACGTCAGGAAGCGCTGCTGTTACAGGCGCAGGTTAAGCTGACTCAGCAGGACGTGAATGGCGCGGCGGGCCTGTTAAAACAGGTTGATGTTAGCGCGTTATCGAAAGAGCAGCAGGCCCGTTACTACCAGCTGCAGATTGCCGCGAACCAGGGTCGTCCTTCGCTGGACGTGCTGCGTGCATACATCGCGCAAGAGCCGTTGTTGACCAATCCGGCCGACAAACAGAAGAACATTGATGCCACCTGGCAGACGCTGGTGCAGATGTCGCCTGCTCAGGTCAGCAACATGGTGATCAACGCTGACGAGAATACGCTGCAAGGCTGGCTGGATTTGCTGAGCGTGTATAAGGCCAACAGCAACGATCCCGACATGCTGAAAGCCGGTCTGAAGGACTGGCAGACCCGCTACCCGGTTAACCCGGCGGCGAAAATGCTGCCAACGGCGTTGAGCCAGGTGCAGAACTTCCAGCAGTCGACCACCGGTAAAATTGCCCTGCTGCTGCCATTAAGCGGTCAGGCGCAGATCTTTGCCAACGCCATTCAGAAAGGCTTTAACGACGCGAAAAACGGCGTGCTGACCCAGGCGGCCGCCCCGGCACCTGCCGCGGCCAGCACACCCGCCGCCGATGGCAGCGCACAGCCGGCGGCGGCGACCAATCCAGCCGATCCGGCCGCGGCGGTCAGCCCATCCGCAGCGCCAGTGGAAGCTAATCAGAACGCCAGTGCGACGCCAGACGCCAATGCCGCTCAGGCGCAGCCTGCTGCTCAGTCCGGCAACGTCGCGCAAACCGCGCCACCGTCGAGCGCAACTCAGGTCCAGGTGTATGACACCAGCACCCAGCCGATTGACCAGGTGCTGGCGCAGGCACAGAAAGATGGCGCCACGCTGGTGGTCGGCCCGTTGATCAAAAGCAACGTCGAGAAGCTCTCTTCACTGCAAACCCCGCTGAATATCCTTGCGCTGAACGAGCCGGAGTCGGTACAGAACCATCCGAATCTTTGCTACTTTGCGCTTTCTCCTGAAGACGAAGCCCGTGATGCCGCTCATCATATGTGGGATCAGGGCAAGCGCTCGCCACTGCTGATGGTGCCACGCAGCTCGCTGGGTGACCGCGTCAGCAAGGCGTTCGCCACCGAATGGCAGAAGCTGGGCGGCAGCACCGTACTGCAACAGCAGTTTGGCTCGACCGGTGAACTGAAGCAGGGCATCAACAGCGGTGCAGGCCTGCAACTGACCGGCACGCCAATTACCACCGAACCGGCTCAGCCGCAGGGTGTGACCATTGCCGGGCTGACCATTCCGGCACCGACGCAGCCCGAGCCAGTGGCGGCAACGTCGGGCAATGGCGGCAGCGTCGACGCGGTCTACATTGTGGCCACCGAAGGTGAAATGGCGCTGATCAAACCGATGATCTCTATGCGCGTCAGCAGCCGCAGCATGGTGCAGATGTATGCCAGCTCCCGCAGCTTCCAGGCCGGTTCCGGCCCGGACTACCGTCTGGAGATGGAAGGTCTGCAGTTCAGCGATGCGCCGCTGCTGTCCGGTTCAAACCCGGCCCTGCTGCAGCAGGCCGCTAAAAACTTCAACAACGATTACTCGTTGGTTCGTTTGTATGCCATGGGCGTGGATGCCTGGACACTGGCAAACCACTTTAACGAAATGCGCCAGCTGCCAGGCTTCCAGGTGAAAGGGGAAACCGGCAACCTGAGCGCAACTCAGGACTGTGTTATCAACAGGAAGTTGACATGGAACCAGTATCGCCAGGGGCAAATCGTTCCGGCAAACTGA